The Parus major isolate Abel chromosome Z, Parus_major1.1, whole genome shotgun sequence genome has a window encoding:
- the LOC107198405 gene encoding MARVEL domain-containing protein 2, whose product MSRSSQGGRPGRSPLPLGASPGSAAAPPPPPPLPLQPPFGPGGVSPGPSGAAELKPVRRFIPDSWKNFFKGRRHPGSSWDSTASDIRYISDGIECSPPASPTPLQPGTKAVPGSYTDPFGGSGGSYNSRKEAEAMLPSVDPLGSLERRAGTGQTYSERVEEYHQRYAYMKSWAGLLRILGVAELLLGAAVFACVTAYVHKDNEWYNMFGFSQPYGYGAGSGYGGYSYSGPKTPFVLVVAGMAWIVTIVLLVLGMSMYYRTILLDSNWWPLTEFGINVALFFLYMSAAIVYVNDTNRGGLCYYQLFKTPINAAFCRVEGGQTAAIIFLFVTVIIYLISAVVSLKLWRHEGARKRRELMEQEMKTQSSFPEKKYEDDDGPREEVSYRQLKSLERKPELLNGHIPAGHIPKPIVMPDYLAKYPVIQTNEMRDRYKAVFNDQFAEYKELSMEVHAVLKKFDELDALLKQLPHHPESIYEQERISKVLQEYKKKKNDPAFLEKKKRCEYLKNKLSHIKQRIQDYDKVMNWNVET is encoded by the exons ATGTCGCGGAGCTCGCAGGGCGGGCGGCCCGGCAGGTCTCCGCTGCCCCTTGGGGCCAGCCCCGGGtccgccgccgccccgccgccgccgcccccgctgcccctgcagccccccttCGGCCCCGGCGGGGTCAGCCCGGGCCCCAGCGGGGCGGCAGAGCTCAAGCCGGTTCGGCGGTTCATTCCTGACTCGTGGAAGAACTTCTTCAAAGGGAGACGCCACCCCGGCTCCAGCTGGGATAGCACGGCCTCCGACATCAGGTACATCTCGGACGGGATCGAATGCTCGCCGCCCGCCTCTCCCACCCCGCTGCAGCCGGGGACCAAGGCGGTGCCTGGCTCCTACACGGACCCATTCGGGGGGTCGGGCGGCAGCTACAACTCTCGGAAAGAGGCCGAGGCCATGCTGCCCTCGGTAGACCCCTTGGGCTCGCTGGAGCGCCGCGCCGGCACTGGGCAGACGTACAGCGAGCGGGTGGAGGAGTACCACCAGCGGTACGCCTACATGAagtcctgggcagggctgctcaggaTCCTCGGCGTGGCCGAGCTGCTGCTGGGCGCCGCCGTCTTCGCCTGTGTCACCGCCTACGTGCACAAGGACAACGAGTGGTACAACATGTTCGGGTTCTCGCAGCCCTACGGATACGGGGCGGGCAGCGGCTATGGGGGATACTCCTACAGCGGGCCCAAAACGCCTTTCGTCCTGGTGGTGGCGGGAATGGCGTGGATCGTCACCATAGTGCTGCTTGTGCTGGGCATGTCCATGTACTACCGAACTATTCTCCTCGATTCCAACTGGTGGCCTCTGACCGAGTTTGGGATCAATGTGGCCTTGTTCTTCCTCTACATGTCGGCTGCCATAGTGTACGTGAACGATACCAACCGAGGTGGGCTCTGCTATTACCAGTTGTTTAAGACGCCGATAAATGCGGCTTTTTGCCGTGTGGAGGGCGGTCAGACTGCAGCAATCATCTTCTTGTTTGTCACGGTGATCATCTATCTAATTAGTGCGGTGGTTTCCCTAAAGTTGTGGAGGCACGAAGGGGCCAGGAAGCGCAGGGAATTAATGGAACAGGAG atGAAAACACAGTCctcttttccagaaaagaag TATGAAGATGATGATGGACCAAGAGAAGAAGTCAGTTACAGGCAGCTCAAATCACTGGAGAGAAAACCAGAGCTGCTTAATGGTCATATACCTGCAGGCCACATTCCTAAACCTATAGTGATGCCAGACTACTTAGC gaaaTACCCTGTAATTCAAACAAATGAAATGAGAGACCGGTACAAAGCGGTATTCAATGATCAGTTTGCTGAGTATAAAGAACTATCTATGGAAGTTCatgctgtattaaaaaaatttgatGAGCTGGATGCATTACTGAAACAGCTTCCACACCATCCTGAAAGCATATAC GAACAGGAAAGGATATCAAAAGTTCTACAAGAAtacaagaagaagaaaaac GATCCTGcatttctggagaaaaagaagcGTTGTGAATATCTGAAGAATAAGCTTTCTCACATAAAACAACGAATTCAGGACTATGACAAAGTTATGAATTGGAATGTAGAAACTTAG